The following coding sequences are from one Bacteroidota bacterium window:
- a CDS encoding carboxypeptidase-like regulatory domain-containing protein has protein sequence MLRLQLTIFLVTIFLPLSAQYSVEGKVLDASGKQALAFVNIGVVGTENTTISDIDGKFKLTSTEPILGIVFTYVGYESYKYTVGDEKKLRFG, from the coding sequence GTGCTTCGTTTACAATTAACCATTTTCCTAGTCACCATTTTTCTTCCCCTTTCTGCACAATATTCAGTAGAAGGGAAAGTGCTTGATGCATCCGGAAAACAAGCGCTTGCCTTTGTAAATATTGGTGTTGTTGGTACAGAAAACACAACAATATCTGATATTGATGGTAAATTCAAACTTACTTCAACAGAACCCATTCTTGGAATTGTGTTTACCTATGTGGGTTATGAGTCGTATAAATATACCGTAGGTGATGAAAAGAAATTACGGTTCGGCTAA